One part of the Arabidopsis thaliana chromosome 1 sequence genome encodes these proteins:
- the ROPGEF14 gene encoding RHO guanyl-nucleotide exchange factor 14 (RHO guanyl-nucleotide exchange factor 14 (ROPGEF14); CONTAINS InterPro DOMAIN/s: Rop nucleotide exchanger, PRONE (InterPro:IPR005512); BEST Arabidopsis thaliana protein match is: RHO guanyl-nucleotide exchange factor 7 (TAIR:AT5G02010.1); Has 302 Blast hits to 301 proteins in 16 species: Archae - 0; Bacteria - 0; Metazoa - 0; Fungi - 0; Plants - 302; Viruses - 0; Other Eukaryotes - 0 (source: NCBI BLink).), with protein sequence MMLMRRRLACCSREREISIDFDEHEQDKMITYYGLETCIINNQSYEEESGTSRGDGCLTDSLDDDAFSSCSSSKDASSSFSSKWLPMKNDEHSCDGLNLSGRSQHFDAKEKKKQGYGSSQHFDAKEKPGYVYCHLDVEAMKEKFSKLLLGEDVTGGCKGVQVALALSNAVTHLATSIFGELWKLEPLCEEKKQKWRREMDWLLSPTNYMIELVPSKQNDANGRSLEIMTPKARADIHMNLPALQKLDSMLIETLDSMVNTEFWYSEIGSRAEGKNKSTSESKRWWLPSPQVPKPGLSNSGRKKLLDKGKVVYQVFKATKAINENILLEMPVPIVIKEAIPKSGKNSLGDELYKMLAVESATVDEIFISLNLGTEHAALETVNKLESAMFAWKERITEQGSNGKSPVRASWSFAKDPLSEIGRNESLLNRAEALRTQIKSKHPNLPHSFLDATKIQYDKDIGHAVLEAYSRTLANLAFRILSRMGEILKEDSLSNPNSPAPPSCFPSSRDPYRTPERPLLSSRVRHSLTDDMNKADGTETGLDFLFADAKASNSVNTTPSRSSRLWCLSKVPSDTSP encoded by the exons atGATGCTGATGAGAAGAAGGTTGGCTTGCTGTAGCAGGGAGAGGGAGATTAGTATCGATTTCGATGAACATGAACAAGATA AAATGATTACATATTATGGCTTGGAAACTTGTATTATcaataatcaatcatatgaagaagagagtggaACAAGTCGAGGAGATGGATGTCTTACAGATTCGTTAGATGATGATGCATTTTCAAGCTGTTCATCAAGCAAAGATGCCTCTAGCTCTTTTTCTTCGAAATGGTTACCGATGAAGAATGATGAACACAGTTGCGATGGTTTGAACTTATCTGGAAGGTCTCAACATTTTGATgctaaggagaagaagaaacaaggcTATGGCAGTAGCCAACATTTTGATGCTAAGGAGAAACCAGGGTATGTGTACTGTCATTTGGATGTGGAAGCTATGAAGGAGAAATTTTCTAAGTTATTGCTCGGCGAAGATGTCACTGGGGGATGTAAGGGTGTCCAAGTAGCTTTGGCTTTGTCAAATGCTGTAACACATCTTGCTA CGTCGATTTTTGGCGAGCTCTGGAAATTGGAACCTTTgtgtgaagagaagaaacagaaatggAGAAGGGAAATGGATTGGCTACTTTCTCCAACTAACTACATGATTGAGTTAGTCCCTTCTAAGCAAAATGATGCCAATGGAAGATCACTTGAG ATAATGACTCCGAAAGCCCGCGCAGACATTCATATGAATCTCCCAGCTCTTCAGAAGTTGGACTCAATGCTAATT GAGACACTGGATTCTATGGTGAACACAGAGTTTTGGTATTCTGAGATTGGTAGTAGAGCTGAAGGGAAGAACAAGAGTACAAGTGAGAGCAAACGATGGTGGCTTCCATCGCCACAAGTGCCTAAACCTGGACTCTCTAACTCAGGAAGGAAGAAATTGCttgacaaaggaaaagttGTTTATCAAGTCTTCAAAGCTACAAAAGCCATAAACGAAAACATTCTTCTTGAAATGCCAGTTCCCATTGTTATCAAGGAAGCAATACCTAAA TCTGGAAAGAACAGCCTCGGTGATGAACTGTACAAGATGTTGGCTGTGGAATCTGCAACAGTAGATGAAATCTTTATATCGCTCAATCTGGGAACCGAACATGCAGCACTCGAGACAGTTAACAAGTTAGAATCTGCTATGTTTGCTTGGAAAGAAAGGATTACAGAACAAGGCAGCAATGGTAAATCCCCTGTAAGAGCATCGTGGTCATTCGCTAAAGATCCGTTGTCTGAAATTGGTCGCAATGAGTCACTCTTGAACCGAGCAGAAGCGCTTAGAACTCAGATCAAATCCAAACACCCTAATCTCCCTCACTCGTTTCTTGATGCTACAAAGATCCAATATGACAAg GACATAGGTCATGCGGTTCTCGAAGCATATTCCCGAACACTTGCGAATCTAGCTTTCCGGATTCTTTCAAGAATGGGAGAAATCTTGAAAGAAGATTCTTTAAGCAACCCTAACTCTCCTGCACCACCGAGTTGCTTCCCTAGCTCCCGTGACCCTTATAGGACACCTGAGAGACCTCTGCTTTCGTCCCGTGTAAGGCATTCTTTAACCGATGACATGAACAAAGCCGATGGGACAGAGActggtttagattttttgtttgcagatgCTAAGGCAAGTAATTCAGTGAATACAACTCCAAGTAGAAGCAGTAGACTGTGGTGTTTGAGTAAAGTGCCTTCTGATACTTCTCCTTGA
- a CDS encoding Copper amine oxidase family protein (Copper amine oxidase family protein; FUNCTIONS IN: quinone binding, primary amine oxidase activity, copper ion binding; INVOLVED IN: oxidation reduction, amine metabolic process; LOCATED IN: endomembrane system; EXPRESSED IN: 9 plant structures; EXPRESSED DURING: 7 growth stages; CONTAINS InterPro DOMAIN/s: Copper amine oxidase, N-terminal (InterPro:IPR016182), Copper amine oxidase, N2/N3-terminal (InterPro:IPR015801), Copper amine oxidase, N2-terminal (InterPro:IPR015800), Copper amine oxidase, N3-terminal (InterPro:IPR015802), Copper amine oxidase (InterPro:IPR000269), Copper amine oxidase, C-terminal (InterPro:IPR015798); BEST Arabidopsis thaliana protein match is: Copper amine oxidase family protein (TAIR:AT1G31710.1); Has 30201 Blast hits to 17322 proteins in 780 species: Archae - 12; Bacteria - 1396; Metazoa - 17338; Fungi - 3422; Plants - 5037; Viruses - 0; Other Eukaryotes - 2996 (source: NCBI BLink).), whose protein sequence is MAQVHLTIFIFSSIFVISSSSFIPPPHPFDPLTETELKLVRNIINKSYPIGHNHKFTFQYVGLNEPEKSLVLSWHSSPDRNVKPPPRQAFVIARDKGMSREIVIDFSTRAIVSNKIHVGNGNPMLTIDEQQAATAVVQKYKPFCDSIIKRGLNLSEVVVTSSTMGWFGETKTKRFIRTIPFYLNGSVNTYLRPIEGMTIIVNLDQMKVTGFKDRFTGPMPKANGREYRISKLKPPFGPSLRSAVVFQPDGPGFKIDGHVVRWANWEFHMSFDVRAGLVISLASIFDMDMNRYRQVLYKGHLSEMFVPYMDPNDDWYFISYLDCGEFGCGQTAVSLEPYTDCPPNAAFMDGIFPGQDGTPTKISNVMCIFEKYAGDIMWRHTEAEVPGLKITEVRPDVSLVARMVTTVGNYDYIIEYEFKPSGSIKMGVGLTGVLEVKPVEYVHTSEIKEDDIYGTIVADNTVGVNHDHFVTFRLDLDIDGTENSFVRTELVTKRTPKSVNTPRKSYWTTKRNTAKTEADARVKLGLRAEELVVVNPTKKTKHGNEVGYRLLPGPASSPLLVQDDYPQIRAAFTNYNVWITPYNKSEVWASGLYADRSQGDDTLAVWSQRDREIENKDIVMWYTVGFHHVPCQEDFPTMPTMFGGFELRPTNFFEQNPVLKAKPFNLTTIPKCTTKNE, encoded by the exons ATGGCTCAAGTTCACTTaaccatttttatattttcttccattttcgtAATCTCATCATCTAGCTTCATCCCACCTCCTCACCCCTTCGATCCCTTGACCGAGACTGAACTCAAACTTGTCCGTAACATCATCAACAAGTCGTACCCTATTGGTCATAACCATAAGTTCACGTTCCAATATGTGGGTCTCAACGAGCCTGAAAAGTCCCTAGTCTTGTCGTGGCACTCATCACCAGACCGCAACGTCAAACCACCACCACGTCAAGCTTTTGTCATCGCCCGAGATAAGGGCATGAGCCGAGAGATCGTTATTGACTTTTCCACTCGAGCAATTGTCTCGAACAAGATCCATGTAGGCAATGGTAACCCAATGCTAACTATTGACGAGCAGCAAGCAGCCACCGCGGTTGTTCAAAAGTACAAGCCGTTCTGTGACTCGATAATAAAACGCGGCTTGAACTTGTCGGAAGTTGTGGTCACCTCCTCAACGATGGGATGGTTTGGTGAGACAAAGACGAAGAGGTTTATAAGAACGATACCCTTTTATCTAAACGGATCGGTGAACACGTATCTTAGACCAATTGAAGGAATGACGATAATCGTTAACCTTGACCAGATGAAAGTAACGGGGTTCAAGGACAGGTTCACGGGTCCTATGCCGAAGGCTAACGGGAGAGAGTACCGTATCTCAAAGCTCAAGCCGCCGTTTGGCCCGTCGCTTCGAAGTGCCGTCGTTTTCCAGCCGGACGGTCCAGGGTTTAAGATCGATGGACACGTCGTGag ATGGGCAAATTGGGAGTTTCACATGTCATTTGACGTTCGAGCCGGTCTTGTCATCTCTCTCGCGTCCATTTTCGACATGGACATGAACAGATACCGGCAAGTCCTATACAAAGGTCATTTGTCGGAGATGTTCGTACCTTACATGGACCCAAATGACGACTGGTACTTCATTAGTTACCTAGACTGTGGTGAATTTGGCTGCGGCCAAACTGCCGTATCCCTTGAGCCGTATACTGATTGTCCCCCGAATGCCGCTTTCATGGATGGCATCTTCCCGGGACAAGATGGAACTCCTACAAAAATATCGAATGTTATGTGCATTTTCGAAAAATATGCTGGAGACATTATGTGGCGACATACCGAAGCTGAAGTACCCGGCttaaaa ATCACAGAGGTTAGACCAGATGTAAGTCTTGTAGCCCGGATGGTGACGACAGTGGGGAACTACGACTACATCATCGAGTATGAGTTCAAACCAAGTGGTTCCATCAAAATGGGG GTCGGTTTAACCGGTGTTTTAGAAGTTAAACCTGTGGAATATGTTCACACATCAGAGATCAAAGAAGACGACATCTACGGGACAATTGTTGCTGACAACACCGTCGGAGTTAACCACGATCACTTCGTGACATTCCGTCTTGATCTTGATATAGATGGTACGGAAAATTCATTTGTTCGTACCGAACTCGTGACCAAGAGGACTCCAAAATCTGTTAACACACCGAGAAAAAGCTATTGGACAACAAAACGAAACACAGCAAAAACCGAGGCAGACGCTCGGGTGAAACTAGGCTTGAGAGCGGAGGAGTTGGTGGTCGTTAACCCTACCAAAAAAACTAAGCATGGCAATGAGGTTGGATACCGTCTACTTCCTGGGCCGGCTTCAAGCCCACTTCTTGTCCAAGATGACTACCCACAGATTCGGGCAGCATTCACCAACTACAACGTGTGGATCACACCGTATAACAAATCGGAGGTTTGGGCTAGCGGTTTGTACGCTGATCGGAGCCAAGGTGACGACACATTAGCCGTATGGTCCCAAAG AGATAGGGAAATAGAGAACAAAGATATAGTGATGTGGTACACCGTTGGATTCCACCATGTCCCATGCCAAGAAGATTTTCCGACGATGCCTACTATGTTTGGCGGCTTTGAACTTCGGCCAACCAACTTTTTCGAGCAAAATCCTGTTCTCAAGGCTAAACCTTTCAATCTCACCACCATTCCAAAGTGTACTACGAAGAACGAATAA
- the ROPGEF14 gene encoding RHO guanyl-nucleotide exchange factor 14 codes for MITYYGLETCIINNQSYEEESGTSRGDGCLTDSLDDDAFSSCSSSKDASSSFSSKWLPMKNDEHSCDGLNLSGRSQHFDAKEKKKQGYGSSQHFDAKEKPGYVYCHLDVEAMKEKFSKLLLGEDVTGGCKGVQVALALSNAVTHLATSIFGELWKLEPLCEEKKQKWRREMDWLLSPTNYMIELVPSKQNDANGRSLEIMTPKARADIHMNLPALQKLDSMLIETLDSMVNTEFWYSEIGSRAEGKNKSTSESKRWWLPSPQVPKPGLSNSGRKKLLDKGKVVYQVFKATKAINENILLEMPVPIVIKEAIPKSGKNSLGDELYKMLAVESATVDEIFISLNLGTEHAALETVNKLESAMFAWKERITEQGSNGKSPVRASWSFAKDPLSEIGRNESLLNRAEALRTQIKSKHPNLPHSFLDATKIQYDKDIGHAVLEAYSRTLANLAFRILSRMGEILKEDSLSNPNSPAPPSCFPSSRDPYRTPERPLLSSRVRHSLTDDMNKADGTETGLDFLFADAKASNSVNTTPSRSSRLWCLSKVPSDTSP; via the exons ATGATTACATATTATGGCTTGGAAACTTGTATTATcaataatcaatcatatgaagaagagagtggaACAAGTCGAGGAGATGGATGTCTTACAGATTCGTTAGATGATGATGCATTTTCAAGCTGTTCATCAAGCAAAGATGCCTCTAGCTCTTTTTCTTCGAAATGGTTACCGATGAAGAATGATGAACACAGTTGCGATGGTTTGAACTTATCTGGAAGGTCTCAACATTTTGATgctaaggagaagaagaaacaaggcTATGGCAGTAGCCAACATTTTGATGCTAAGGAGAAACCAGGGTATGTGTACTGTCATTTGGATGTGGAAGCTATGAAGGAGAAATTTTCTAAGTTATTGCTCGGCGAAGATGTCACTGGGGGATGTAAGGGTGTCCAAGTAGCTTTGGCTTTGTCAAATGCTGTAACACATCTTGCTA CGTCGATTTTTGGCGAGCTCTGGAAATTGGAACCTTTgtgtgaagagaagaaacagaaatggAGAAGGGAAATGGATTGGCTACTTTCTCCAACTAACTACATGATTGAGTTAGTCCCTTCTAAGCAAAATGATGCCAATGGAAGATCACTTGAG ATAATGACTCCGAAAGCCCGCGCAGACATTCATATGAATCTCCCAGCTCTTCAGAAGTTGGACTCAATGCTAATT GAGACACTGGATTCTATGGTGAACACAGAGTTTTGGTATTCTGAGATTGGTAGTAGAGCTGAAGGGAAGAACAAGAGTACAAGTGAGAGCAAACGATGGTGGCTTCCATCGCCACAAGTGCCTAAACCTGGACTCTCTAACTCAGGAAGGAAGAAATTGCttgacaaaggaaaagttGTTTATCAAGTCTTCAAAGCTACAAAAGCCATAAACGAAAACATTCTTCTTGAAATGCCAGTTCCCATTGTTATCAAGGAAGCAATACCTAAA TCTGGAAAGAACAGCCTCGGTGATGAACTGTACAAGATGTTGGCTGTGGAATCTGCAACAGTAGATGAAATCTTTATATCGCTCAATCTGGGAACCGAACATGCAGCACTCGAGACAGTTAACAAGTTAGAATCTGCTATGTTTGCTTGGAAAGAAAGGATTACAGAACAAGGCAGCAATGGTAAATCCCCTGTAAGAGCATCGTGGTCATTCGCTAAAGATCCGTTGTCTGAAATTGGTCGCAATGAGTCACTCTTGAACCGAGCAGAAGCGCTTAGAACTCAGATCAAATCCAAACACCCTAATCTCCCTCACTCGTTTCTTGATGCTACAAAGATCCAATATGACAAg GACATAGGTCATGCGGTTCTCGAAGCATATTCCCGAACACTTGCGAATCTAGCTTTCCGGATTCTTTCAAGAATGGGAGAAATCTTGAAAGAAGATTCTTTAAGCAACCCTAACTCTCCTGCACCACCGAGTTGCTTCCCTAGCTCCCGTGACCCTTATAGGACACCTGAGAGACCTCTGCTTTCGTCCCGTGTAAGGCATTCTTTAACCGATGACATGAACAAAGCCGATGGGACAGAGActggtttagattttttgtttgcagatgCTAAGGCAAGTAATTCAGTGAATACAACTCCAAGTAGAAGCAGTAGACTGTGGTGTTTGAGTAAAGTGCCTTCTGATACTTCTCCTTGA
- a CDS encoding Copper amine oxidase family protein (Copper amine oxidase family protein; FUNCTIONS IN: quinone binding, primary amine oxidase activity, copper ion binding; INVOLVED IN: oxidation reduction, amine metabolic process; LOCATED IN: endomembrane system; CONTAINS InterPro DOMAIN/s: Copper amine oxidase, N-terminal (InterPro:IPR016182), Copper amine oxidase, N2-terminal (InterPro:IPR015800), Copper amine oxidase, N2/N3-terminal (InterPro:IPR015801), Copper amine oxidase, N3-terminal (InterPro:IPR015802), Copper amine oxidase (InterPro:IPR000269), Copper amine oxidase, C-terminal (InterPro:IPR015798); BEST Arabidopsis thaliana protein match is: Copper amine oxidase family protein (TAIR:AT1G31690.1); Has 1560 Blast hits to 1555 proteins in 278 species: Archae - 14; Bacteria - 380; Metazoa - 250; Fungi - 453; Plants - 252; Viruses - 0; Other Eukaryotes - 211 (source: NCBI BLink).) — MVNRDNSIVALSFFMLFLLVLHLHFETTTAARKPVRVFGPPSSIEWSPPSPPKDDFEWFEINIYKNIEQTAFRPTGQGPSQGIGHKDPPVFSSVFVIGSLSFIPPPHPFDPLTEIELNLVRNIINERYPIGLEHRFTFQYVGLNEPDKSLVLSWVSSQYHNVKSPPRQAFVIARDHGKTREIVVDFASQAIVSEKIHVGNGYPMLTIDEQQATSELVLKFKPFRDSIRRRGLNVSEVVVTTSTMGWFGEAKPERLIKKRPFYLNGSVNTYLRPIEGMTIIVNLDQMKVTKFRDRFTSPLPNAKGTEFRISKLKPPFGPSLQNAVLFQSEGPGFKIDGHTNRWANWEFHMSFDVRAGLVISLASIFDMDVNKYRQVLYKGHLSEIFVPYMDPSEDWYFRTFFDCGEFGCGQYAVSLEPYTDCPGNAAFMDGVFASQDGTPIKITNVMCIFEKYAGDIMWRHTEIEIPGLKVRPDVSLVVRMVTTVGNYDYIVDYEFKPSGSIKIGVGLTGVLEVKPVKYVNTSEIKEDDIHGTIVADNTIGVNHDHFVTYRLDLDIDGTDNSFVRSELVTKRTPKSVNTPRKSYWTTKRLKAEELLVVNPSRKTKHGNEVGYRLLHGPASEGPLLAQDDYPQIRAAFTNYNVWITPYNNTEVWASGLYADRSQGDDTLAVWSQRNRKIEKTDIVMWYTVGFHHVPCQEDFPTMPTLFGGFELRPTNFFEQNPDLKTKPIKLNTTPTCTARND; from the exons ATGGTGAACCGTGATAATTCTATTGTGGCTTTATCCTTTTTTATGCTCTTCTTGCTTGTGTTACATCTGCATTTTGAAACTACAACAGCTGCGCGAAAACCAGTTAGAGTGTTTGGTCCGCCAAGTTCTATCGAGTGgtcaccaccatcaccaccaaaGGATGACTTTGAATGGTTCGAGATCAATATATACAAGAACATTGAACAAACTGCATTCCGACCCACTGGTCAAGGTCCTAGCCAAGGCATCGGACACAAGGATCCACCTG TATTTTCTTCCGTTTTTGTAATCGGATCCTTAAGCTTCATCCCACCGCCTCACCCATTTGATCCCTTGACTGAGATCGAACTCAATCTCGTCCGTAACATCATCAACGAAAGGTACCCCATTGGTCTGGAACATAGGTTCACTTTCCAGTACGTGGGTCTCAACGAACCCGACAAGTCCCTAGTCTTATCCTGGGTTTCATCACAATACCACAATGTCAAGTCACCACCACGTCAGGCATTCGTCATCGCTCGAGATCACGGAAAGACCCGAGAGATCGTCGTGGACTTTGCCTCTCAAGCCATTGTTTCGGAAAAGATTCACGTAGGAAATGGTTACCCTATGCTTACAATTGACGAGCAACAAGCAACCAGCGAGCTTGTTCTCAAGTTCAAGCCGTTCCGTGACTCAATCAGGAGACGTGGCTTGAACGTGTCCGAGGTTGTTGTCACGACCTCAACGATGGGATGGTTTGGTGAGGCGAAGCCGGAGAGGCTTATAAAAAAGAGACCGTTTTATCTGAATGGGTCGGTGAACACTTACCTTAGACCTATAGAAGGAATGACGATAATCGTTAACCTTGACCAGATGAAAGTAACGAAGTTTAGAGATAGGTTTACGAGTCCTTTGCCTAATGCTAAGGGAACCGAGTTCCGTATCTCGAAGCTAAAACCGCCGTTTGGCCCGTCGCTTCAAAACGCCGTCCTTTTTCAGTCGGAGGGGCCTGGGTTTAAAATCGATGGACACACG AATAGATGGGCAAATTGGGAATTCCACATGTCATTTGACGTACGAGCTGGTCTTGTTATCTCTCTTGCGTCCATTTTCGACATGGACGTTAACAAATACCGTCAAGTCCTATACAAAGGCCATTTGTCGGAAATATTTGTACCTTATATGGATCCAAGTGAAGATTGGTACTTCAGAACTTTTTTTGACTGTGGTGAATTTGGTTGCGGCCAATATGCTGTGTCTCTTGAACCTTACACCGATTGTCCCGGTAACGCTGCCTTCATGGACGGCGTCTTTGCAAGCCAAGACGGAACTCCGATAAAAATCACAAATGTTATGTGCATCTTCGAGAAATATGCCGGAGACATTATGTGGCGGCATACCGAAATTGAAATTCCCGGCTtaaaa GTAAGACCGGACGTAAGTCTTGTGGTCCGGATGGTGACGACCGTGGGGAACTACGACTATATAGTTGATTACGAGTTCAAACCTAGTGGTTCCATCAAAATTGGG GTCGGTTTAACAGGTGTTTTAGAAGTTAAACCGGTGAAATATGTTAACACATCCGAGATCAAAGAAGACGATATCCATGGGACAATCGTCGCGGACAACACCATTGGAGTTAACCACGACCATTTCGTGACATACCGTCTTGATCTTGACATTGATGGCACGGATAATTCTTTTGTCCGTAGTGAACTTGTGACCAAGAGGACACCAAAATCTGTTAACACGCCTAGGAAGAGCTATTGGACAACGAAAC GGCTGAAAGCAGAGGAGTTGTTGGTGGTTAACCCTAGTAGGAAAACAAAGCACGGTAATGAGGTTGGATACCGTTTACTTCATGGGCCGGCTTCTGAAGGTCCACTTCTGGCTCAAGATGATTACCCACAAATTCGGGCAGCATTTACCAACTATAATGTGTGGATCACGCCGTACAACAACACGGAGGTTTGGGCCAGCGGTTTGTACGCTGACCGGAGCCAAGGCGACGACACGTTAGCCGTTTGGTCCCAAAG GAATAGGAAAATAGAGAAGACAGATATAGTGATGTGGTACACTGTCGGATTCCACCATGTCCCTTGCCAGGAAGATTTTCCGACGATGCCTACTTTGTTTGGTGGCTTTGAACTCCGACCGACCAACTTTTTCGAGCAAAATCCTGACCTTAAGACCAAACCCATCAAACTCAACACCACACCAACGTGCACTGCCAGGAACGATTAA
- a CDS encoding bystin-like protein (CONTAINS InterPro DOMAIN/s: Bystin (InterPro:IPR007955); Has 475 Blast hits to 467 proteins in 210 species: Archae - 0; Bacteria - 9; Metazoa - 155; Fungi - 139; Plants - 55; Viruses - 0; Other Eukaryotes - 117 (source: NCBI BLink).), translating to MAKKRDRIVNTQPFISDDASVASSRKRSKVPKTHQKQEKLIEAGMSEKIMKQALAQQKEVADEENAERNPSSAAFAVAGAATAGEEQKILEEEEDDIDDFDGTFENQSQFDKQEEINEDDEKLFESFLNKNAPPQRTLTDIIIKKLKDKDADLAEEERPDPKMDPAITKLYKGVGKFMSEYTVGKLPKAFKLVTSMEHWEDVLYLTEPEKWSPNALYQATRIFASNLKDRQVQRFYNYVLLPRVREDIRKHKKLHFALYQALKKSLYKPSAFNQGILFPLCKSGTCNLREAVIIGSILEKCSIPMLHSCVALNRLAEMDYCGTTSYFIKVLLEKKYCMPYRVLDALVAHFMRFVDDIRVMPVIWHQSLLTFVQRYKYEILKEDKEHLQTLLQRQKHHLVTPEILRELKDSRNRGEKEDPMVDNFAPVPAKEDRFDIPEVPMEED from the exons ATGGCGAAGAAGCGAGATCGAATTGTCAACACTCAACCTTTTATCTCCGATGACGCCTCCGTCGCTTCTTCCAGGAAACGATCAAAGGTTCCAAAAACCCATCAGAAACAGGAAAAG TTGATTGAAGCTGGTATGAGCGAGAAGATCATGAAACAAGCTCTTGCCCAACAAAAGGAAGTTGCTGATGAAGAGAACGCCGAGAGAAACCCTAGTAGCGCCGCTTTTGCTGTTGCCGGCGCTGCGACTGCTGGAGAGGAGCAGAAAATtctggaggaggaagaagatgatattgatgattttgatggaACCTTTGAAAACCAGAGCCAATTCGATAAGCAA GAGGAGATTAATGAGGATGATGAGAAGTTGTTTGAGTCATTCTTAAATAAGAATGCTCCTCCTCAACGTACGCTTACTGATATCATTATCAAGAAGCTCAAAGATAAGGATGCTGACTTAGCTGAAG AAGAGCGTCCCGATCCTAAAATGGACCCTGCAATAACTAAGTTATATAAAGG TGTTGGCAAGtttatgagtgagtatacAGTTGGGAAATTGCCAAAAGCATTTAAGCTTGTTACTTCAATGGAACACTGGGAGGATGTTTTATACTTGACTGAGCCAGAGAAATGGTCACCTAACGCATTGTATCAAGCCACAAGGATCTTTGCTTCCAACTTGAAAGACAGACAAGTTCAACGGTTTTATAACTATGTTTTGCTTCCGCGAGTGAGAGAGGATATTAGAAAGCACAAGAAGCTGCACTTTGCTCTGTACCAGGCTCTGAAAAAGTCACTGTATAAGCCTAGTGCTTTCAATCAAGGGATACTATTCCCGCTTTGTAAG tCGGGGACATGCAATCTCAGAGAAGCTGTAATTATAGGGAGCATTCTTGAAAAGTGTTCGATCCCTATGCTTCACTCATG TGTTGCCTTGAACAGACTGGCTGAGATGGATTATTGTGGCACAACAAG TTACTTTATAAAAGTtcttttggagaagaaatatTGTATGCCGTATCGGGTGCTTGATGCATTGGTTGCTCACTTCATGAGATTTGTTGACGATATAAGAGTTATGCCTGTGATTTGGCACCAGTCTCTTCTTACCTTTGTGCAACG GTACAAGTATGAAATACTAAAGGAAGACAAAGAACATCTCCAAACTCTCCTCCAGAGGCAAAAACACCATCTT GTTACTCCTGAGATTCTGAGAGAGCTTAAGGATAGCAGAAACCgtggagagaaagaagatcCTATGGTGGATaatt TTGCCCCAGTACCGGCTAAAGAAGACAGGTTTGACATTCCTGAAGTACCAATGGAAGAAGACTGA